One Mycobacterium paraseoulense genomic window, ACCGAGGTAATTATCCAGGCTTGCCTTGACCAACCCGCGAGCCGCCGGAGCGGTCCGACAGCACTGCTCCAGTAGCTCTCTGGCGACCTTCAGCAGATCGTCATGAGGCACCACCCTGGTCACCAAGCCCCAATCCAACGCCTCATCGGCGCTCAGCGTGCGACCAGTGAACATTAGATCTCTGGTGCGCACCGGACCGATCAAGCGGGCGAGCACCTGGCTGTAATAGGTGTCGGCGATGCCGCGGAACAGCTCAGGCACGCGAAAAGTCGCGCGGTCACTTACCACAGCGAGATCACTGCACAGGGCAATCTGCAGGCCGCCACCCTGGCAAAGCCCGTTGACGGCCGAGACCACCGGTTTGGCCGATTGGCGCAGCGGGTCAAACGGCGTCACGTCCATGCCGAAGGTGGAGGCGAAGTCCATCCAGTCATCCTCACCCTGCTTGCCGAGGTCACCACCCGGCGCAAAGACGTCACCGGTACCGGTGATCAGAAGTCCGGCGAGGTCGGGATCCGCATTAACTTGACTGATCGCATACCGAATTCCGAAGTACATCGCGGGCGTCATGGCATTGCGCGCCTGCGGGCGATCGATCGTGCAGACCGCGACTGCACCAACACGTTCAAACGTCAGAAACGGTGTACCCAGCCAATCGCCGTCGGGTGGACGGGGACTGCCGTCGGCATCCTGAGACATGCGGGGCTCCTTCCGTGAGCTGGATACGTTGCCCTTCCAAAATAGATATATAGTTGTAGGATTCCAACCGCCGCGCCGATGCCTTGCCCGCAGTGCGGGTCACGTGGACCCGACCCGCTGAACCGGGCTGCAGGGATCGTCGGTCCGTGCAATCAGAAGCGAGGGCGCTTAATTGGCAAGCCTTCCGTTGGCCGTTGTGATCATGGCGCCGAGCCGATTAATGCGCTTGTCGGCCTCGCTGACGATGCGAGCTACCAGCTCGGCGCGGGTCGGGATGTCGTTGATGAGGCTCATCGGGGT contains:
- a CDS encoding enoyl-CoA hydratase/isomerase family protein, yielding MSQDADGSPRPPDGDWLGTPFLTFERVGAVAVCTIDRPQARNAMTPAMYFGIRYAISQVNADPDLAGLLITGTGDVFAPGGDLGKQGEDDWMDFASTFGMDVTPFDPLRQSAKPVVSAVNGLCQGGGLQIALCSDLAVVSDRATFRVPELFRGIADTYYSQVLARLIGPVRTRDLMFTGRTLSADEALDWGLVTRVVPHDDLLKVARELLEQCCRTAPAARGLVKASLDNYLGLFDRIGMQTSMLGPEACEGFRAFKQRTSPDWVHPELRVPGRL